The following coding sequences lie in one Lolium perenne isolate Kyuss_39 chromosome 2, Kyuss_2.0, whole genome shotgun sequence genomic window:
- the LOC127331698 gene encoding uncharacterized protein — protein sequence MCPTQAATELLVPGGAAGETASHSGGEAADHLSALPDDLLHHILSSLRAWEVVRTCVLARRWRHLWASATCLDLRTRYSTRDFAPDHLRGFVSRLFLSRNASVPVDTLRLQSSEMMGAFSDDDSSRWISVSMEHNARVIHVVGHRRFPALLKGVSFVSCHLKILKLSYARLDHRILGQLSSSCTCLEELDLKDCLVTGDEIVSASLKTLVMLKCKIDRDFSVAAPNLVHLRLIMPYGRVPLLKHLGSLVTGTIIVDDYFLRDDISEDDAYDETTDDDDDEHITDQEDSDETTDDDDGGDGPEHIIDQKDSDETADNRDNSNHGSEHITNEEDSDETTDDDNTSGGSENINDKVDCDETADNDGCNCGYKHIIDQEDCDETSYDDDDGCNCRFELIGDQEGCDETTDDEGGDNEITAKRDNYKNDNDFGCISEDDSFEENTDEEDGSDNTNDSNIGYGCGGHKDNGHDSDMDSDDNTYEYSEIAKEAKHIYHAGSQSSSKDANYHSYEINDSEYLGGQNILRSLSNVTSLGLLTDAGEVVLSRELKRCPTFSNLRTLSLGEWCMASDFDAVIFLLQHSPNIERLFLQLKLNFDIRSRKALQTGIKLQGRSFTCKDLQIVKIKCSNDDSRVHKLANLFIANGIPLEKILVRRSGSAYLRAQELTKEALHQLMLFGPKWTNTKFVKFLERSTLVTEIRR from the exons ATGTGCCCGACCCAGGCAGCCACCGAGCTCTTGGTACCGGGCGGCGCCGCGGGCGAGACGGCGTCCCACTCCGGAGGCGAGGCGGCCGACCACCTCAGCGCTCTCCCGGACGACCTGCTGCACCACATCCTATCGTCCCTGAGGGCGTGGGAGGTGGTGCGCACCTGCGTGCTCGCGCggcggtggcgccacctctgggcGTCCGCGACCTGCCTCGACCTGCGCACGCGCTACTCCACCCGCGACTTCGCGCCAGACCATCTGCGCGGCTTCGTTTcccgcctcttcctctcccgcAACGCGTCGGTGCCCGTGGACACGCTCCGCCTGCAGTCGAGCGAGATGATGGGGGCCTTCTCTGATGACGACAGTTCACGCTGGATCAGTGTTTCCATGGAGCACAATGCGCGGGTCATTCATGTTGTCGGACATCGCAGATTCCCTGCGCTGTTGAAGGGCGTCTCCTTCGTCTCCTGCCACCTCAAGATCTTGAAGCTGTCCTATGCCAGGCTTGACCACAGGATCCTTGGGCAGCTCTCTTCTAGTTGCACATGTTTGGAGGAACTCGATCTTAAGGATTGCTTAGTCACGGGTGATGAGATTGTCTCTGCTTCTTTGAAGACTTTAGTCATGCTCAAATGCAAGATCGACAGGGACTTCTCGGTTGCTGCTCCGAACCTCGTACATCTGCGCCTCATCATGCCTTACGGCCGGGTTCCACTATTAAAGCACCTAGGGTCACTGGTCACTGGAACTATCATAGTCGACGACTATTTCTTGAGAGATGACATCAGTGAGGATGATGCTTATGATGAAAccactgatgatgatgatgatgaacacattACTGATCAAGAGGATTCTGACGAAACTaccgatgatgatgatggtggtgatggtccTGAACACATCATTGATCAAAAGGATTCTGATGAGACTGCTGATAACCGTGATAATAGCAATCATGGTTCTGAACACATCACTAATGAAGAGGATAGCGATGAAACCACTGATGATGATAATACCAGTGGTGGTTCTGAAAACATCAATGATAAAGTGGACTGTGATGAAACCGCTGATAATGATGGTTGCAATTGTGGTTATAAACACATCATTGATCAAGAGGATTGTGATGAAACCAGttatgatgatgacgatggttgCAATTGTCGTTTTGAACTCATCGGTGATCAGGAGGGTTGTGATGAAACTACTGATGATGAAGGCGGTGATAACGAAATTACTGCTAAGAGAGATAACTATAAGAATGACAATGATTTTGGATGCATCAGTGAAGATGATAGTTTTGAAGAAAACACTGATGAGGAAGATGGTTCGGATAACACTAATGATTCTAACATTGGATATGGGTGTGGTGGTCACAAGGACAATGGCCATGATAGTGATATGGACAGTGATGACAATACCTATGAGTACAGTGAGATTGCAAAAGAGGCAAAACACATTTACCATGCTGGCAGTCAGAGTTCTAGTAAAGATGCCAACTATCATAGCTATGAAATCAATGATAGTGAATATTTGGGTGGCCAAAACATTCTTCGGAGTCTTTCAAATGTTACAAGTTTGGGATTGTTAACTGATGCTGGAGAG GTGGTTCTGAGTAGGGAATTGAAAAGGTGTCCAACTTTTAGCAACCTGAGGACCCTGTCCCTTGGTGAATGGTGCATGGCTTCTGATTTCGATGCAGTAATTTTCCTGCTGCAGCATTCACCTAATATAGAGAGGCTTTTTCTCCAACTTAAATTG AACTTCGACATAAGGAGCAGAAAGGCATTGCAAACAGGTATCAAACTACAGGGAAGATCATTTACTTGCAAAGACCTTCAGATCGTGAAGATCAAATGCTCAAATGATGATTCGAGAGTCCATAAGTTGGCGAACTTGTTCATTGCAAATGGTATACCCCTCGAGAAGATTTTGGTCCGTCGGAGTGGGAGTGCTT ATCTCCGTGCCCAGGAGCTGACAAAGGAAGCCTTGCACCAACTGATGTTGTTCGGGCCAAAATGGACTAACACGAAGTTTGTCAAATTCTTGGAAAGATCTACCCTGGTGACCGAGATTAGGCGTTGA